The following proteins come from a genomic window of Pseudomonas sp. MAG733B:
- a CDS encoding acyl-CoA dehydrogenase family protein, with protein MQALDIRPCHLGVQVQALRTEVREFLAETLKDFPPHERAKNWNGADLEFSRKLGERGWLGMTWPKRYGGHERSALERYVVLEELLAAGAPVNAHWIAERQSGPLLMKFSPEVLAPRFLPAIARGELMICIGMSEPDVGSDLASVRTRAVKVDGGWVVNGSKVWTTGAHRSQYMVTLLRTGPKDESNRHAGLSQLLVDLQAPGVTVRPIYNMIGEHDFNEVFLENVFVPDDFLIGQPGDGWKQVGAELALERSGPERYLSCTQLYLEMLDAADPQNLRHAVSLGRVAARYAALRQMSLGVAGMLARGENPATPAALVKDQGALLEQSLPDLAHDLFGGVRQPDSRLDQMMRYLTQTAPSFSLRGGTREILRGIIARGLGLR; from the coding sequence ATGCAGGCACTCGATATTCGGCCCTGTCATCTTGGCGTGCAGGTGCAAGCCTTGCGCACCGAAGTGCGTGAGTTTCTCGCCGAAACGCTGAAAGACTTCCCACCCCACGAACGCGCCAAAAACTGGAACGGCGCCGACCTCGAGTTCAGCCGAAAGCTGGGTGAGCGCGGTTGGCTGGGCATGACGTGGCCCAAGCGTTACGGCGGACACGAACGCAGCGCCCTGGAGCGTTATGTGGTGCTGGAAGAGTTGCTGGCGGCCGGCGCGCCGGTGAATGCGCACTGGATCGCCGAACGCCAGTCCGGGCCGCTATTGATGAAGTTCTCGCCTGAGGTGCTGGCCCCGCGCTTTCTGCCGGCCATCGCCCGTGGTGAGCTGATGATCTGCATCGGCATGAGTGAGCCGGACGTCGGCTCTGACCTCGCCTCGGTGCGCACCCGTGCCGTCAAGGTCGATGGCGGCTGGGTGGTCAACGGCAGCAAGGTCTGGACCACCGGCGCACACCGCAGCCAGTACATGGTCACCCTGCTGCGCACCGGGCCGAAGGATGAAAGCAACCGTCACGCGGGGCTGTCGCAACTGCTGGTCGACTTGCAGGCACCCGGCGTCACGGTTCGCCCGATCTACAACATGATCGGCGAGCACGACTTCAATGAAGTGTTCCTGGAAAACGTCTTCGTGCCCGATGACTTCCTCATCGGCCAGCCCGGCGACGGCTGGAAACAGGTGGGCGCCGAACTGGCACTGGAGCGCAGTGGTCCGGAGCGTTATCTGAGCTGCACCCAACTGTATCTGGAAATGCTCGACGCAGCCGATCCGCAGAACCTGCGCCACGCCGTCAGCCTTGGCCGCGTCGCCGCGCGTTACGCGGCTTTGCGGCAAATGTCGCTGGGCGTCGCCGGCATGCTCGCTCGCGGTGAGAACCCGGCCACACCGGCGGCGCTGGTCAAGGATCAGGGGGCCCTGCTTGAGCAATCGCTGCCTGACCTTGCCCATGACCTGTTTGGCGGTGTCCGCCAACCCGACTCCCGACTCGACCAGATGATGCGTTACCTGACCCAGACCGCCCCGTCGTTTTCCCTGCGTGGCGGCACCCGCGAAATTCTCCGCGGCATTATTGCCAGAGGCTTAGGACTGCGATGA
- a CDS encoding Zn-dependent alcohol dehydrogenase, producing MKAAVFHKPGTPLTIENVSISKPGPREVLVRTVAVGVCHSDLHFVDGAYPHPTPVVLGHEASGIVEQVGCDVRTVKPGDHVVTCLSAYCGHCEHCVTGHLSLCISPDTKRGADEEPRLTYVQKPMTQFINLSAYAEQMLVHEHALVAIRRDMPLDRAALLGCAVTTGTGAVFNTAKVRPGETVAVIGCGGIGLATINGAALAGAGRIIAIDMLDSKLELARQFGATDVVNAKDGDAVKMVQELTRGGVHHSFECIGLKQTAEQAFAMLARGGTATIIGMIKPGLKLEIDPLALLHERRIQGSFMGSNRFPVDLPRLTDFYMQGRLKLDEMISQRIKLEQINEAFDELRHGELARSVIVFDQ from the coding sequence ATGAAAGCTGCCGTATTTCACAAACCCGGTACGCCACTGACCATCGAAAACGTCAGCATCAGCAAACCCGGCCCACGGGAAGTGCTGGTGCGTACCGTTGCCGTTGGCGTTTGCCATTCCGATCTGCATTTCGTCGATGGTGCTTATCCGCATCCGACCCCGGTGGTGCTCGGTCACGAGGCCTCGGGCATCGTCGAACAGGTCGGTTGCGATGTGCGCACCGTAAAACCGGGCGATCACGTGGTGACGTGCCTTTCCGCCTATTGCGGGCACTGTGAACATTGCGTCACCGGCCATCTGTCACTGTGCATTTCGCCCGACACCAAGCGCGGCGCGGACGAAGAACCACGCCTGACCTACGTACAGAAGCCGATGACCCAGTTCATCAACCTGTCGGCCTACGCCGAACAGATGCTGGTGCATGAGCACGCACTGGTCGCCATCCGCCGCGACATGCCGCTGGACCGCGCAGCGCTGCTCGGTTGTGCGGTCACCACCGGCACCGGCGCGGTGTTCAATACCGCCAAGGTTCGCCCGGGTGAAACCGTGGCCGTGATCGGTTGCGGCGGTATCGGCTTGGCTACCATCAACGGTGCGGCGCTGGCCGGTGCCGGCCGGATCATCGCCATCGACATGCTCGATTCCAAACTGGAACTGGCCCGGCAATTTGGCGCCACCGACGTGGTCAACGCCAAGGACGGTGACGCCGTGAAAATGGTCCAGGAATTGACCCGTGGTGGTGTGCATCACTCCTTCGAATGCATCGGCTTGAAGCAAACCGCCGAGCAGGCTTTCGCCATGCTGGCTCGCGGCGGCACGGCCACGATCATCGGCATGATCAAGCCTGGCCTGAAGCTGGAAATCGATCCGCTGGCGTTGCTCCACGAGCGGCGCATCCAGGGTTCGTTCATGGGTTCCAACCGTTTCCCGGTCGACCTGCCGCGTTTGACCGACTTCTACATGCAGGGCCGGCTCAAGCTCGACGAAATGATTTCGCAGCGCATCAAGCTAGAGCAAATCAACGAGGCCTTCGATGAACTGCGCCACGGCGAACTCGCACGCTCGGTCATCGTCTTCGACCAGTGA
- a CDS encoding coniferyl aldehyde dehydrogenase, whose translation MSANENLCAAEIRVILDKQRAACLANEPWTAEQRCELIDRAIGLLVDYQGEIIEALAADFGHRSPDFSRLFDVLGPLASLKYTKAKIAEWMKPDQRATDRGEAWVQYQPLGVVGILTAWNFPGNMVFNGLAGALAAGNRVMIKVSEYNPKTSELLARMFRSVYAEDEVAIITGGPEVGQAFSSQPFDHLLFTGASSIGKHVMRAAAENLVPVTLELGGKSPAIISRSADLKTAVSKIITGKLHNAGQICLAPDYVFVPEELQDAFVATVKEVVAKLYPTLLENPDYTSVINARHFERLNEYLDQARNADVELIELNPANEDFSGQPHHKIVPTLLRDPGDELLVMQDEIFGPLLPFKPYKDFAEVVAYINSRPRPLGLYYFGNDATEESFVLNRTTSGGVTLNDVLRHGGVETLPFGGVGHSGMGSYHGFDGFRTFSHGKSVLRAADGPDLMRPPYGEQMRQIVGSLIKR comes from the coding sequence ATGAGTGCCAATGAAAACCTGTGTGCTGCCGAGATCCGCGTCATTCTCGACAAACAACGCGCCGCCTGTCTGGCCAACGAGCCGTGGACGGCGGAACAACGCTGTGAACTGATCGACCGCGCCATCGGCCTGTTGGTCGACTACCAAGGCGAAATCATCGAAGCCCTGGCCGCGGACTTCGGTCACCGCAGCCCCGATTTCTCGCGTCTGTTCGATGTGCTGGGGCCGCTGGCCTCACTGAAGTATACCAAGGCAAAAATCGCCGAATGGATGAAGCCTGACCAGCGAGCCACCGACCGTGGCGAGGCGTGGGTGCAGTATCAGCCGTTGGGTGTGGTAGGTATTCTCACGGCCTGGAATTTTCCGGGGAATATGGTCTTCAACGGTCTGGCAGGCGCATTGGCTGCCGGCAACCGGGTGATGATCAAGGTTTCGGAATACAACCCGAAAACCTCCGAATTGCTCGCGCGGATGTTCCGCTCGGTGTACGCCGAAGATGAAGTTGCGATCATTACCGGTGGACCTGAAGTCGGCCAGGCGTTCAGCAGCCAGCCGTTCGACCACCTGCTGTTTACCGGTGCCAGCAGCATCGGCAAGCACGTCATGCGCGCCGCCGCCGAGAATCTGGTGCCGGTGACGCTGGAACTGGGCGGCAAGTCGCCGGCCATCATTTCCCGCAGCGCTGACTTGAAAACCGCCGTCAGCAAAATCATCACTGGCAAACTGCACAACGCCGGCCAGATCTGCCTGGCACCGGATTACGTATTCGTTCCTGAAGAACTGCAGGACGCGTTCGTCGCCACCGTCAAGGAAGTGGTAGCCAAGCTATACCCGACGCTGCTGGAGAATCCGGACTACACCTCGGTCATCAATGCCCGCCATTTCGAGCGCCTGAACGAATACCTCGACCAGGCGCGCAATGCTGATGTCGAGTTGATCGAACTGAATCCGGCCAACGAAGATTTCAGCGGCCAGCCGCATCACAAGATCGTCCCGACCTTGCTGCGTGATCCGGGCGACGAACTGCTGGTCATGCAAGACGAAATCTTCGGTCCGTTGCTGCCGTTCAAGCCCTACAAGGATTTCGCCGAAGTGGTGGCCTACATCAACTCGCGCCCGCGTCCGCTGGGCCTGTACTACTTCGGCAACGATGCCACTGAAGAATCTTTCGTCCTCAATCGCACCACCTCCGGCGGTGTGACGCTCAACGACGTCCTGCGCCACGGCGGTGTCGAGACGCTGCCGTTCGGCGGTGTCGGCCACAGCGGCATGGGCAGCTACCACGGTTTCGACGGTTTCCGCACCTTCAGCCACGGCAAATCGGTACTGCGCGCCGCCGACGGCCCGGACCTGATGCGCCCGCCCTATGGCGAACAGATGCGTCAGATCGTCGGTTCGCTGATCAAGCGCTAA
- a CDS encoding mechanosensitive ion channel domain-containing protein, producing the protein MLSLFSERPLIFGLGLILIDMVMWRVVGSHRYTWKVLARLVIFLLYSALLFHEGLSPWEPAPPIDDAPLQFAHTVLQIMWWLFGARTLTVMIGAVMMYRVGHTGRLLQDLLGAVIFLVAVIAALAYVLNLPVKGVLATSGALAIIVGLALQSTLSDVFSGIVLNTTKPYQIDDWIAIDGTEGRVTDIDWRATFLQTSQGSMIVIPNSMAAKAKITNFSRPSDMFGVSISLLISPLVRPNRVFDALERASQGCRILLTKPAPKVTIKSTGGNGVEYEVSGFVVSMDQKRTVRNQLYDLAYRHLQAAGINWLSTVESGLPQAQSKQRSLLDNTSIFATTLSEEEKDDVSQNMTRQIFEPGEVILPAGQVSEHLYIIESGVVTVALSRAGVKFEAGRMGPGEVIGEGGIVSGTALPAEFAALTFCHLYRIEKEFFRPCVEARHDIGVAMKALLEFRLQIARTMTQEEAKIIEKKGFLQWLRSRM; encoded by the coding sequence ATGCTGTCCTTGTTCTCTGAACGTCCATTGATCTTCGGTCTGGGCTTGATCCTGATCGATATGGTGATGTGGCGTGTCGTCGGTTCCCACCGGTACACCTGGAAAGTGCTCGCGCGGCTGGTCATTTTTTTGTTGTACAGCGCGCTGTTGTTCCATGAAGGCTTGAGTCCATGGGAGCCGGCGCCCCCGATCGATGACGCACCGCTGCAATTCGCGCACACGGTGCTGCAGATCATGTGGTGGTTGTTCGGCGCGCGAACCCTCACGGTGATGATCGGCGCCGTGATGATGTATCGGGTAGGGCACACCGGGCGGCTACTGCAGGACTTGCTCGGCGCGGTGATTTTCCTGGTCGCGGTCATCGCCGCCCTGGCCTATGTGCTCAATCTGCCTGTCAAGGGGGTTCTGGCGACATCCGGTGCCTTGGCGATCATTGTCGGTCTGGCCTTGCAAAGCACGCTTAGCGATGTGTTTTCCGGAATCGTCCTGAACACCACCAAGCCCTATCAAATCGATGACTGGATCGCCATCGACGGCACCGAAGGGCGGGTGACCGATATCGATTGGCGTGCCACGTTCCTGCAAACGTCCCAGGGCAGCATGATCGTGATTCCCAACTCGATGGCAGCCAAGGCCAAGATCACCAATTTCAGCCGGCCCAGCGATATGTTCGGGGTCTCGATCAGTTTGCTCATCAGCCCGCTTGTGCGCCCGAACCGGGTGTTCGATGCGCTTGAAAGGGCTTCGCAGGGCTGCCGCATTCTGCTGACCAAACCGGCCCCCAAAGTGACGATCAAAAGCACCGGTGGCAATGGCGTGGAGTACGAAGTCAGCGGTTTCGTGGTGTCGATGGATCAGAAACGCACTGTACGCAATCAGCTGTACGATCTGGCGTACCGGCATTTGCAGGCGGCCGGGATCAACTGGTTGTCGACGGTTGAATCGGGTCTACCCCAGGCGCAGTCAAAACAACGTTCGCTGCTGGACAACACGAGTATTTTCGCGACGACGTTGAGTGAGGAAGAGAAGGATGACGTCAGCCAGAACATGACCCGGCAAATCTTTGAGCCGGGCGAAGTCATTTTGCCGGCCGGACAGGTCAGCGAACACCTGTACATCATCGAATCGGGGGTGGTGACGGTGGCTTTGAGCCGTGCAGGCGTCAAGTTCGAAGCCGGGCGCATGGGGCCGGGCGAGGTGATTGGCGAAGGCGGGATCGTCTCGGGTACGGCGCTACCGGCGGAGTTCGCCGCCCTGACGTTCTGCCATCTGTACCGGATCGAGAAGGAGTTCTTCAGGCCATGTGTGGAAGCCCGCCATGATATCGGCGTAGCGATGAAGGCGTTGTTGGAGTTCCGTCTGCAAATTGCCAGGACGATGACGCAGGAAGAAGCGAAGATCATTGAGAAAAAGGGTTTTCTGCAGTGGCTGCGCAGCCGGATGTGA
- a CDS encoding acyl-CoA dehydrogenase family protein: protein MNQALNFQHADDGAPSELQSMIADSVEGLFAEQITPQLLARFETGHAASDLWQQVVAQGLPGALVPEESGGSGASWLEVSPVLRAIGYWSAPLALSETMVASLLLARAGLQVPEGPITLIQAGRLGELKLSEDGHLEGRAFNVPWARSCRWAVVADPGRIALVDLHLTAVAVETGSNFAGEERDTVHFSNAAVHAVGHLQLADVAEPVWVFGALMRACMLVGALESSLDKAVSYANDRSQFGKAIGKFQAIQQQLAAMAGSIAAARMATQVALRSACETLQTESGNGSCLAFDVAVAKVCAGEAATLATSVAHQVHGAIGFTHEHTLHFNTRRLWSWRDEFGSDAQWAEVLGQAAIAAGSTGFWSGLTQRAL from the coding sequence ATGAACCAGGCTTTGAATTTTCAACACGCCGACGACGGCGCCCCGTCCGAACTGCAATCGATGATCGCCGACAGCGTAGAAGGCTTGTTCGCCGAACAGATCACGCCCCAATTGCTCGCCCGTTTCGAAACCGGTCACGCGGCCAGCGACCTGTGGCAACAGGTGGTGGCCCAAGGTTTACCCGGCGCCCTTGTGCCTGAAGAATCGGGTGGTAGCGGTGCCAGTTGGCTGGAAGTGAGTCCGGTGTTGCGGGCCATTGGCTACTGGAGTGCACCACTGGCGTTGAGCGAAACCATGGTGGCCTCGCTGCTGCTGGCCCGCGCGGGACTGCAAGTGCCGGAGGGGCCCATCACGCTGATCCAGGCCGGACGTCTTGGTGAGCTCAAGTTGAGCGAGGATGGCCATCTCGAAGGTCGCGCCTTCAATGTGCCTTGGGCGCGCAGTTGTCGCTGGGCTGTGGTAGCCGATCCCGGTCGCATTGCCTTGGTCGATCTTCATCTGACGGCGGTCGCTGTGGAAACCGGCAGCAATTTCGCCGGAGAAGAGCGCGATACCGTACATTTTTCCAACGCTGCCGTGCATGCCGTCGGCCATTTGCAATTGGCGGATGTGGCTGAACCGGTCTGGGTGTTCGGTGCGCTGATGCGTGCCTGCATGCTGGTCGGTGCCCTTGAATCGAGCCTGGACAAGGCTGTGAGCTATGCCAATGACCGCTCGCAGTTCGGCAAGGCAATCGGCAAATTCCAGGCGATTCAGCAGCAACTGGCTGCAATGGCCGGCAGTATCGCCGCCGCGCGCATGGCGACCCAGGTGGCGTTGCGCAGCGCATGCGAGACCCTGCAAACCGAATCCGGAAACGGCAGTTGCCTGGCGTTTGATGTGGCCGTGGCCAAGGTTTGCGCCGGAGAGGCAGCAACGCTCGCCACTTCAGTGGCGCATCAGGTTCACGGTGCGATCGGCTTCACCCACGAACACACCTTGCACTTCAACACCCGCCGCTTGTGGTCCTGGCGGGATGAGTTCGGCAGTGATGCGCAGTGGGCAGAAGTCCTTGGCCAGGCGGCGATTGCGGCCGGCAGCACAGGGTTCTGGTCCGGGTTGACTCAACGTGCGCTCTGA
- a CDS encoding TetR/AcrR family transcriptional regulator — protein sequence MEPVEKTAQPASRRTQPERRAEAEQRLLIAARQIVARNGWVGMTLSQVGEEAGYSRGLATHHFGNKAGLLRALAGFVNTSFMALVADKASQWQPGMDALKGFVGVYLVRTDGDWVNTRALLALMSEAVTQDSETAQILAEYNRSVQQHLAGYIRAGIDNGEIRANVDPLAGALLILGTLRGTMLQVLLDPTDVDLGVLHEQLLAFIENALASVPTT from the coding sequence ATGGAACCCGTTGAAAAAACCGCCCAGCCTGCTTCGCGTCGTACCCAGCCCGAACGTCGCGCCGAAGCCGAGCAGCGATTGCTGATCGCCGCGCGACAGATCGTCGCGCGCAACGGCTGGGTCGGCATGACGTTGTCACAGGTCGGGGAGGAGGCCGGCTACAGCCGTGGTCTGGCGACTCATCACTTCGGCAACAAGGCCGGGCTGTTGCGCGCCCTGGCGGGTTTCGTCAATACCAGCTTCATGGCGCTGGTGGCGGACAAGGCCTCGCAGTGGCAACCGGGAATGGATGCGCTCAAGGGTTTTGTCGGGGTTTATCTGGTGCGCACCGACGGCGACTGGGTCAACACCCGCGCGCTGTTGGCGTTGATGTCTGAAGCGGTGACCCAGGATTCGGAAACCGCGCAAATACTCGCCGAGTACAACCGCTCGGTGCAGCAGCATCTGGCCGGCTACATTCGCGCCGGTATCGACAACGGCGAGATTCGGGCCAATGTCGACCCGCTGGCCGGCGCGCTGCTGATCCTGGGGACTTTGCGCGGCACGATGCTGCAAGTCTTGCTCGACCCCACAGACGTCGACCTTGGGGTCTTGCATGAGCAATTGCTCGCCTTCATTGAAAACGCGCTGGCGTCCGTGCCAACGACCTGA
- a CDS encoding enoyl-CoA hydratase/isomerase family protein → MSTHSAFNPGRGLTLDLQGHVATVSFNRPPLNFFDAELIQDLANTLQFLDDLPECRVVILQAEGKVFCAGADFSGPEQCDPQYPRRVYKSAVRLFRNRKPMICVVEGAAIGGGLGLALVADFRVTSEKARFSANFNRLGIHQGFGISVTMPRVVGVQMASLLIATGRRIDGREAVRIGLADVLAEPGQERQKARELAEEIAASAPAAVMSSRETLRMGLADAIDRIIDREASEQEWQIVSADFAEGTRAMTERRTPVFTGQ, encoded by the coding sequence ATGTCGACGCACAGCGCTTTTAACCCCGGCCGCGGCCTCACCCTGGACCTGCAAGGTCATGTCGCCACAGTCAGTTTCAATCGACCACCGCTGAATTTCTTCGATGCCGAACTGATCCAGGATCTGGCCAATACCCTGCAATTTCTCGATGACTTGCCCGAGTGCCGGGTGGTGATTCTTCAGGCCGAAGGCAAGGTGTTTTGCGCCGGTGCCGACTTTTCCGGGCCAGAGCAGTGCGATCCGCAATACCCACGCCGCGTCTACAAATCCGCCGTGCGTCTGTTTCGCAACCGCAAGCCGATGATCTGCGTGGTCGAAGGTGCGGCGATCGGTGGCGGGCTGGGTCTGGCGCTGGTGGCAGACTTTCGGGTGACCAGCGAGAAAGCGCGGTTTTCGGCGAACTTCAACCGTTTGGGCATTCATCAGGGGTTCGGGATTTCGGTTACCATGCCGCGCGTGGTCGGCGTGCAGATGGCCTCGTTGCTGATCGCCACCGGGCGTCGCATCGATGGCCGCGAAGCCGTGCGCATCGGCCTCGCGGATGTGCTGGCAGAACCGGGCCAGGAGCGGCAAAAAGCCCGCGAGCTGGCTGAAGAAATCGCCGCTTCCGCACCGGCGGCAGTCATGTCGAGTCGCGAAACCCTGCGTATGGGATTGGCCGATGCCATCGACCGGATCATCGATCGCGAAGCCAGCGAGCAGGAGTGGCAGATTGTCAGTGCCGACTTCGCCGAGGGCACTCGCGCCATGACCGAGCGCCGCACTCCAGTGTTTACAGGACAGTAA
- a CDS encoding LuxR C-terminal-related transcriptional regulator, which yields MEGFERSSNEPAQGAKLHIRASKFLAPASLPGQLERSALLAQLAQRESARLILINAGAGYGKTALLQQYRERCLAEGRQVLWCNLDAADNDVARLVSVLYTGLRDLGLIADSAGAPSSDDAAQAQQWLLEHIAPINESFAVLLDEFEAINNPAAMDFFQHLLKALPARATVAIATRTTPPINLGRLRARGELLEIGTEALRLSLDETTRYLREKRQLSLAAPEIASLHERTEGWISGIYLATLSLQWHGDPAAFIFSFSGANVALAEYFAEDVYARQSEPCRQFLLQTSVLEQFCPALCDAVGDRSDSKSMIEDLERSNLFIVATDNERQWFRYHSLFADFLRQTLEEQHPGLSEQLRRHAARWCFADGQPVEAVEHLFAADLLDEAAAQLVLHIDELVENGHASLLMRWLSRIPNEIRELHPGLGIAYAWALLHARRHKDALQVLESPALAGEHHYVHPLLLLIGDRIPEALAASTELLEQLGPEHKLQFRVTAFVQVCGLFYTGRYDEARQKLGSAGLREAQRETTYLRDTTDALQAMLDLTQGQLDSALTRVTTAVQRSRESFAGTPPVGFPVLQTIHCVVLYETDALEEAQQCLDVLLPYAKEHAAPDSLITTHVLQARIAYLKGDRAAWMRYLADLDQFGQVAGSTRILCSAWLERARIATLENRLETADHAMRAAEQLSDWEQPGVVLSANDVDAPFITRQRLCIAQGDESTIERLRQAMDIALQRHQYRRALKLRLLLATALDGAKLHKEALEQLTLALRFASHVGFVRTFLDEGAPLAALLERWSVTFHGQVEALGIRSGFVSQLLQRNSGAKEIESKSEEDSPTSLSARELQVLRMLALGYRNREIAEKMFLSELTVKSHLRKINSKLGASSRTEAVSIARTLGLLE from the coding sequence ATGGAAGGTTTTGAACGTAGTTCCAACGAACCAGCCCAGGGAGCAAAACTGCACATCCGCGCCAGCAAATTCCTGGCGCCGGCGAGCCTGCCCGGGCAATTGGAACGTTCGGCCCTGCTTGCACAACTGGCGCAACGGGAAAGCGCACGCCTGATCCTGATCAACGCCGGTGCCGGTTACGGCAAAACCGCATTGCTGCAGCAGTACCGCGAACGCTGCCTCGCTGAAGGGCGGCAGGTGTTGTGGTGCAATCTCGACGCGGCGGACAACGATGTGGCACGCCTGGTCAGCGTTCTGTACACGGGGCTGCGCGATCTTGGCCTGATCGCCGACAGCGCGGGCGCGCCGAGTAGCGACGATGCCGCACAAGCGCAGCAATGGTTGCTTGAGCACATCGCTCCGATAAACGAGTCATTCGCTGTGCTGCTGGATGAGTTCGAAGCCATCAACAATCCAGCGGCCATGGATTTTTTCCAGCACCTGCTCAAGGCGTTGCCCGCCCGCGCCACGGTCGCCATTGCGACGCGCACCACACCGCCGATCAATCTGGGCCGTCTACGCGCCCGCGGCGAATTGCTGGAAATCGGCACCGAAGCATTGCGCTTGAGCCTCGATGAGACGACCCGCTACCTTCGGGAAAAGCGTCAACTGTCCCTCGCCGCACCAGAAATCGCCAGTCTGCATGAGCGCACCGAAGGCTGGATTTCCGGTATCTATCTGGCCACGTTGTCCCTGCAATGGCATGGCGATCCGGCCGCATTCATTTTCTCGTTCAGCGGCGCCAACGTTGCGTTGGCGGAATACTTCGCCGAAGACGTGTACGCGCGGCAGAGCGAGCCATGCCGCCAGTTCCTGTTGCAAACCAGCGTGCTGGAACAGTTCTGTCCGGCCCTGTGCGATGCCGTCGGCGATCGCAGCGACAGCAAATCGATGATCGAAGATCTGGAGCGCAGCAACCTGTTCATCGTCGCCACGGACAATGAGCGCCAATGGTTCCGCTATCACTCGCTTTTCGCCGATTTCCTTCGGCAAACGCTTGAGGAACAACATCCGGGCCTGTCCGAACAGCTACGTCGCCATGCAGCGCGCTGGTGTTTCGCCGACGGCCAGCCTGTCGAGGCCGTTGAGCATTTGTTCGCCGCCGACTTGCTGGATGAAGCCGCCGCGCAACTGGTGCTGCATATCGACGAACTGGTGGAGAACGGTCACGCCAGCCTGTTGATGCGTTGGCTCTCGCGAATTCCGAACGAGATTCGCGAGTTGCATCCGGGGCTGGGCATTGCCTACGCGTGGGCGTTGCTCCATGCCCGTCGCCACAAAGATGCCCTGCAAGTATTGGAAAGCCCTGCGCTCGCGGGGGAACACCACTATGTCCATCCGTTGCTGCTGTTGATCGGCGACCGTATTCCCGAAGCGCTGGCAGCCAGCACTGAGCTGCTGGAACAACTGGGGCCAGAGCACAAGTTGCAATTTAGGGTCACTGCTTTTGTGCAGGTCTGTGGTCTGTTTTACACCGGTCGTTACGATGAGGCCCGGCAAAAGCTCGGCAGCGCCGGGTTGCGTGAAGCACAACGTGAAACGACTTACCTGCGCGACACCACCGATGCACTGCAAGCCATGCTCGATCTGACTCAAGGTCAGCTGGACAGCGCGCTAACCCGTGTAACCACGGCCGTGCAGCGCAGTCGCGAGTCTTTTGCCGGTACACCGCCGGTGGGTTTTCCGGTGCTGCAAACCATCCATTGTGTCGTGCTTTATGAAACCGACGCACTGGAAGAGGCGCAGCAATGTCTCGACGTTTTGCTGCCTTACGCCAAGGAACATGCCGCGCCGGATTCCTTGATCACCACCCACGTGTTGCAGGCACGCATTGCCTACCTCAAGGGTGATCGTGCGGCATGGATGCGCTATCTGGCCGATCTCGACCAGTTCGGCCAGGTGGCCGGCTCGACGCGCATCCTCTGCTCTGCCTGGCTGGAGCGGGCACGCATCGCGACCCTGGAAAACCGTCTGGAAACCGCTGATCACGCCATGCGCGCCGCCGAACAACTGAGCGACTGGGAACAACCGGGGGTGGTGCTGAGCGCCAACGATGTCGACGCACCGTTCATCACGCGTCAGCGCCTGTGCATTGCCCAGGGTGACGAAAGCACCATCGAACGCCTGCGTCAGGCCATGGACATCGCCCTGCAACGTCACCAATACCGCCGCGCTCTGAAGTTGCGCCTGTTGCTGGCGACGGCGCTCGATGGCGCGAAACTGCACAAGGAAGCGCTCGAGCAACTGACCCTGGCCCTGCGTTTCGCCAGCCATGTCGGCTTCGTCCGCACGTTCCTTGATGAAGGCGCACCTTTGGCGGCACTGCTGGAACGCTGGTCGGTGACCTTTCACGGCCAGGTAGAGGCCTTGGGCATCCGCTCTGGATTCGTCAGCCAGTTGCTGCAGCGCAACAGTGGCGCCAAGGAAATCGAATCGAAGAGCGAGGAAGACTCGCCAACCAGCCTGTCCGCCCGTGAATTGCAGGTGCTGCGCATGTTGGCGTTGGGTTATCGCAATCGTGAGATTGCCGAAAAGATGTTCCTGTCCGAGCTGACTGTTAAATCGCACTTGCGCAAGATCAACAGCAAACTCGGCGCCAGCAGTCGCACGGAAGCGGTTTCAATCGCACGGACCCTGGGCTTGCTGGAGTAA